One window of the Zea mays cultivar B73 chromosome 3, Zm-B73-REFERENCE-NAM-5.0, whole genome shotgun sequence genome contains the following:
- the LOC100281763 gene encoding Probable auxin efflux carrier component 5a: MIGWGDVYKVVAATVPLYFALFLGYGSVRWWRIFTREQCDAVNRLVAFFALPFFTFEFTLHTDPFQVNYRAVAADVISKAVIVGVIGCWAGSRVGSAGKGKGAVGWSITGFSLSTLTNSLVVGVPMARAMYGEWAQQLVVQLSVFQAIVWLTLLLFVLETRKAAIGMYVVPGGAADSDGGVPDSPVKDKDVEAAAGDRRPAAGPAAAATVVVVVPVKPSLWALIKVVAHKLSRNPNTYASFVGITWACVANRLHIELPSAFEGSVLIMSKSGTGMAMFSMGLFMAQQEKVLACGPSFAALGLVLKFALGPAAMAIGSIAVGLRGDVLRVAIIQAALPQSITSFIFAKEYGLHADVLSTAVIFGMLVSLPLLVGFYIVLELIR; encoded by the exons ATGATCGGGTGGGGCGACGTGTACAAGGTGGTGGCGGCGACGGTGCCGCTCTACTTCGCGCTGTTCCTGGGCTACGGCTCGGTGCGGTGGTGGCGCATCTTCACGCGGGAGCAGTGCGACGCGGTGAACCGGCTGGTGGCCTTCTTCGCGCTGCCCTTCTTCACGTTCGAGTTCACGCTGCACACGGACCCGTTCCAGGTGAACTACCGCGCCGTGGCCGCCGACGTGATCTCCAAGGCCGTGATCGTGGGCGTGATCGGCTGCTGGGCCGGCAGCAGGGTGGGCTCCGCGGGCAAGGGCAAGGGCGCCGTCGGCTGGTCCATCACCGGGTTCTCGCTGTCCACGCTAACCAACTCCCTGGTGGTCGGCGTGCCCATGGCCAGGGCCATGTACGGCGAGTGGGCGCAGCAGCTCGTCGTCCAGCTCTCCGTCTTCCAGGCCATCGTCTGGCTGACGCTCCTCCTCTTCGTGCTCGAGACCAGAAAGGCCGCCATCGGCATGTACGTCGTCCCCGGCGGCGCTGCTGACAGCGACGGCGGCGTGCCGGACTCGCCGGTCAAGGACAAGGACGTCGAGGCCGCTGCCGGCGATCGTCGTCCCGCCGCCGGCCCTGCCGCTGCTGCCaccgtcgtggtcgtcgtccccgTGAAGCCCTCGCTCTGGGCGCTCATCAAGGTGGTGGCGCACAAGCTGTCGCGCAACCCCAACACGTACGCCAGCTTCGTCGGCATCACCTGGGCCTGCGTCGCCAACAG GCTGCACATCGAGCTGCCCAGCGCCTTCGAGGGGTCGGTGCTCATCATGTCCAAGTCGGGCACGGGAATGGCCATGTTCAGCATGG GGCTGTTCATGGCGCAGCAGGAGAAGGTGCTGGCGTGCGGGCCCAGCTTCGCGGCGCTGGGCCTGGTGCTCAAGTTCGCGCTCGGCCCGGCCGCCATGGCCATCGGCTCCATCGCCGTCGGCCTCCGCGGCGACGTCCTCCGCGTCGCCATCATACAG GCCGCACTACCCCAATCCATCACATCGTTCATATTTGCAAAAGAATATGGGTTGCACGCTGATGTTCTTAGCACTGC GGTTATTTTTGGGATGCTTGTCTCCTTGCCGTTGCTAGTTGGATTTTATATTGTTTTGGAACTAATTAGATAG
- the LOC100281763 gene encoding probable auxin efflux carrier component 5a isoform X1 — protein sequence MIGWGDVYKVVAATVPLYFALFLGYGSVRWWRIFTREQCDAVNRLVAFFALPFFTFEFTLHTDPFQVNYRAVAADVISKAVIVGVIGCWAGSRVGSAGKGKGAVGWSITGFSLSTLTNSLVVGVPMARAMYGEWAQQLVVQLSVFQAIVWLTLLLFVLETRKAAIGMYVVPGGAADSDGGVPDSPVKDKDVEAAAGDRRPAAGPAAAATVVVVVPVKPSLWALIKVVAHKLSRNPNTYASFVGITWACVANRYAYAAHRAAQRLRGVGAHHVQVGHGNGHVQHGAVHGAAGEGAGVRAQLRGAGPGAQVRARPGRHGHRLHRRRPPRRRPPRRHHTGRTTPIHHIVHICKRIWVAR from the exons ATGATCGGGTGGGGCGACGTGTACAAGGTGGTGGCGGCGACGGTGCCGCTCTACTTCGCGCTGTTCCTGGGCTACGGCTCGGTGCGGTGGTGGCGCATCTTCACGCGGGAGCAGTGCGACGCGGTGAACCGGCTGGTGGCCTTCTTCGCGCTGCCCTTCTTCACGTTCGAGTTCACGCTGCACACGGACCCGTTCCAGGTGAACTACCGCGCCGTGGCCGCCGACGTGATCTCCAAGGCCGTGATCGTGGGCGTGATCGGCTGCTGGGCCGGCAGCAGGGTGGGCTCCGCGGGCAAGGGCAAGGGCGCCGTCGGCTGGTCCATCACCGGGTTCTCGCTGTCCACGCTAACCAACTCCCTGGTGGTCGGCGTGCCCATGGCCAGGGCCATGTACGGCGAGTGGGCGCAGCAGCTCGTCGTCCAGCTCTCCGTCTTCCAGGCCATCGTCTGGCTGACGCTCCTCCTCTTCGTGCTCGAGACCAGAAAGGCCGCCATCGGCATGTACGTCGTCCCCGGCGGCGCTGCTGACAGCGACGGCGGCGTGCCGGACTCGCCGGTCAAGGACAAGGACGTCGAGGCCGCTGCCGGCGATCGTCGTCCCGCCGCCGGCCCTGCCGCTGCTGCCaccgtcgtggtcgtcgtccccgTGAAGCCCTCGCTCTGGGCGCTCATCAAGGTGGTGGCGCACAAGCTGTCGCGCAACCCCAACACGTACGCCAGCTTCGTCGGCATCACCTGGGCCTGCGTCGCCAACAGGTACGCATAC GCTGCACATCGAGCTGCCCAGCGCCTTCGAGGGGTCGGTGCTCATCATGTCCAAGTCGGGCACGGGAATGGCCATGTTCAGCATGG GGCTGTTCATGGCGCAGCAGGAGAAGGTGCTGGCGTGCGGGCCCAGCTTCGCGGCGCTGGGCCTGGTGCTCAAGTTCGCGCTCGGCCCGGCCGCCATGGCCATCGGCTCCATCGCCGTCGGCCTCCGCGGCGACGTCCTCCGCGTCGCCATCATACAG GCCGCACTACCCCAATCCATCACATCGTTCATATTTGCAAAAGAATATGGGTTGCACGCTGA
- the LOC100281763 gene encoding probable auxin efflux carrier component 5a isoform X2 — protein sequence MIGWGDVYKVVAATVPLYFALFLGYGSVRWWRIFTREQCDAVNRLVAFFALPFFTFEFTLHTDPFQVNYRAVAADVISKAVIVGVIGCWAGSRVGSAGKGKGAVGWSITGFSLSTLTNSLVVGVPMARAMYGEWAQQLVVQLSVFQAIVWLTLLLFVLETRKAAIGMYVVPGGAADSDGGVPDSPVKDKDVEAAAGDRRPAAGPAAAATVVVVVPVKPSLWALIKVVAHKLSRNPNTYASFVGITWACVANRLHIELPSAFEGSVLIMSKSGTGMAMFSMVLSSHPENRTDRKAYKYRFYLPRVHGGVTYLL from the exons ATGATCGGGTGGGGCGACGTGTACAAGGTGGTGGCGGCGACGGTGCCGCTCTACTTCGCGCTGTTCCTGGGCTACGGCTCGGTGCGGTGGTGGCGCATCTTCACGCGGGAGCAGTGCGACGCGGTGAACCGGCTGGTGGCCTTCTTCGCGCTGCCCTTCTTCACGTTCGAGTTCACGCTGCACACGGACCCGTTCCAGGTGAACTACCGCGCCGTGGCCGCCGACGTGATCTCCAAGGCCGTGATCGTGGGCGTGATCGGCTGCTGGGCCGGCAGCAGGGTGGGCTCCGCGGGCAAGGGCAAGGGCGCCGTCGGCTGGTCCATCACCGGGTTCTCGCTGTCCACGCTAACCAACTCCCTGGTGGTCGGCGTGCCCATGGCCAGGGCCATGTACGGCGAGTGGGCGCAGCAGCTCGTCGTCCAGCTCTCCGTCTTCCAGGCCATCGTCTGGCTGACGCTCCTCCTCTTCGTGCTCGAGACCAGAAAGGCCGCCATCGGCATGTACGTCGTCCCCGGCGGCGCTGCTGACAGCGACGGCGGCGTGCCGGACTCGCCGGTCAAGGACAAGGACGTCGAGGCCGCTGCCGGCGATCGTCGTCCCGCCGCCGGCCCTGCCGCTGCTGCCaccgtcgtggtcgtcgtccccgTGAAGCCCTCGCTCTGGGCGCTCATCAAGGTGGTGGCGCACAAGCTGTCGCGCAACCCCAACACGTACGCCAGCTTCGTCGGCATCACCTGGGCCTGCGTCGCCAACAG GCTGCACATCGAGCTGCCCAGCGCCTTCGAGGGGTCGGTGCTCATCATGTCCAAGTCGGGCACGGGAATGGCCATGTTCAGCATGG TGCTCTCTAGCCATCCGGAAAACCGAACTGATCGAAAGGCATATAAGTATAGATTCTATCTGCCGCGTGTGCACGGTGGTGTGACATACTTACTATAA